One stretch of Roseimicrobium sp. ORNL1 DNA includes these proteins:
- a CDS encoding DUF4129 domain-containing protein has translation MPKASKRDHRELFTLVEEGTHLLRNASATLWLTYYLGSVPFVVYLFYFWSDMSRSGLAEGRLLESSLILAVLYAFMKIMQAWFCDGLMGMVQGREHRDRMPLRGWLRLVASQMWVHATAPWVLGVSLFTMLPLPWTYAFYHNVTVLAVDHFRRGGRHRTLLAQSMGQSQWQFFQQVTLLALLHVAAILVYLNIVVGFALTMSLIKSFSGSENAITMSSGLIMSTPVQAFFFSLCYLAMNPLVKSIYVLRCFYGAARRTGADIEVRLRALRSAGGVLVVVLALMCSGVSPLHGSPQAREQAPVSAEAKATPAKITPTVPSDRLDRSIRDTLRQSEFEWRMPREGGKDGKEDTMLGSTMRAITDWLNASLEDIGKALGDLMDWLFGGKDAKGEGSGGGSDADGEGSTWVGMMPKLLLALGIVLVLALAWLLFRHWKQTRKTVVMDTTALPEINLENENIVASQLPENEWLRLAREKMDAGDYRLALRALFLATLAHLGDKRLLQISRTKSNGDYVRELGWRAKGRTDLNESFHQQVRTFDWVWYGWHDVSPDLMTRFQEQHERITTHAT, from the coding sequence ATGCCTAAGGCCAGCAAGCGCGATCATCGGGAACTCTTCACTCTGGTGGAGGAGGGGACCCATTTGCTGCGCAATGCGTCTGCGACCCTGTGGCTCACCTACTACCTGGGGAGCGTGCCCTTTGTGGTGTACCTCTTCTATTTCTGGAGTGACATGTCACGTTCCGGCCTTGCAGAGGGTCGGTTGCTGGAGTCCTCGCTGATCCTTGCAGTGCTCTATGCCTTCATGAAGATCATGCAGGCATGGTTTTGTGATGGTCTTATGGGAATGGTGCAGGGCCGTGAACACCGTGACCGCATGCCGCTGCGTGGCTGGCTCCGGTTGGTTGCCTCCCAGATGTGGGTGCATGCCACGGCTCCGTGGGTGCTGGGCGTGTCTCTTTTCACCATGCTGCCGCTGCCGTGGACCTATGCGTTCTACCATAATGTGACCGTGCTGGCGGTGGATCACTTCCGCCGGGGCGGTCGGCACAGGACGCTGCTGGCCCAGTCCATGGGCCAGTCGCAGTGGCAGTTCTTTCAGCAGGTGACGTTGCTGGCCCTGCTGCATGTCGCGGCCATCCTTGTGTATCTCAACATTGTCGTCGGCTTCGCTCTTACCATGAGCCTGATCAAGTCCTTCTCGGGTTCGGAGAATGCCATCACCATGTCGTCGGGGTTGATCATGAGCACGCCGGTGCAGGCATTTTTCTTCAGCTTGTGTTACCTCGCCATGAATCCCCTGGTGAAATCCATCTATGTGCTGCGCTGCTTCTATGGAGCAGCCCGGCGTACCGGGGCGGACATTGAGGTGCGGCTGCGCGCGCTGCGTTCCGCCGGTGGCGTGCTCGTCGTTGTGCTCGCGCTCATGTGCAGTGGAGTGTCGCCATTGCACGGCTCGCCGCAAGCGCGAGAACAAGCGCCAGTGTCAGCAGAGGCCAAGGCCACGCCGGCGAAAATCACGCCCACAGTTCCCAGCGACCGGCTGGATCGATCCATTCGTGACACGCTGCGGCAAAGTGAATTTGAATGGCGCATGCCGCGTGAGGGAGGCAAGGACGGCAAGGAGGACACCATGCTGGGAAGCACCATGCGCGCGATCACGGATTGGCTGAATGCGTCCCTGGAAGACATTGGCAAGGCTCTTGGTGATCTCATGGACTGGTTGTTTGGTGGGAAGGATGCCAAGGGAGAAGGATCAGGAGGTGGGTCGGACGCGGACGGTGAGGGGAGCACGTGGGTGGGCATGATGCCCAAGCTGCTGCTGGCCCTTGGCATCGTGCTCGTGCTGGCATTGGCGTGGCTGCTCTTCCGTCATTGGAAGCAAACACGGAAGACCGTGGTGATGGACACCACGGCGCTGCCTGAGATCAATCTGGAGAATGAAAACATCGTGGCCTCGCAGCTTCCGGAGAACGAATGGCTGCGACTGGCACGGGAGAAGATGGATGCTGGCGACTACCGGCTCGCCCTGCGTGCGCTTTTCCTCGCGACGCTGGCGCATCTGGGAGACAAGCGGCTGCTGCAGATTTCCCGCACCAAGTCGAACGGCGACTACGTGCGTGAACTTGGCTGGAGGGCGAAGGGCCGCACGGATCTCAACGAAAGCTTTCACCAGCAGGTGCGCACCTTCGACTGGGTGTGGTACGGCTGGCACGACGTGTCACCGGATCTCATGACTCGCTTCCAGGAGCAACACGAACGCATCACCACCCATGCGACGTAG
- a CDS encoding B-box zinc finger protein gives MSAAPAILQQPHCLNHPRREAAARCTSCGQPFCRECVTELDGRMVCGSCHRAKLEVKEKPKRDWFLISVPLQLALGILLLWGTSWFLGKVLLSTPSEFHEGIMWQRFGF, from the coding sequence ATGTCTGCAGCCCCTGCCATCCTCCAGCAGCCGCACTGCCTCAACCATCCCCGGCGTGAGGCCGCAGCCCGCTGCACCTCCTGCGGTCAGCCGTTCTGTCGCGAATGCGTCACAGAACTCGATGGCCGCATGGTGTGCGGTTCCTGCCATCGGGCGAAGCTGGAGGTGAAGGAGAAACCCAAGCGCGACTGGTTTCTCATCAGCGTCCCCCTCCAACTCGCTCTTGGAATCCTGCTCCTGTGGGGCACTTCGTGGTTCCTGGGGAAGGTGCTGCTCAGCACGCCTTCCGAGTTTCATGAAGGGATCATGTGGCAGCGATTTGGATTCTAG
- a CDS encoding RDD family protein gives MNWFYAENGQQKGPVSDSDLASLAEYGTLKAETLLWREGLPDWQPLSRVRPDLISTSGAPMLGGVAVPEQNKDLFVQQMREGVIGEITAPGAMRYVGFWWRLLSWIIDYIILLVAQQVVQLAGMFMIGAVGAGLGESSAAGIFSGIAMIGVFLFSMALNAWYHTWMVARFGGTLGKMALGFKIVTMDGMPLRWPRALARWAASGVLNHIIWMIILMVPLVLIFVIGMGGLQNFRNLEESPAFAFWGIGLFVAFVVGFIAGGFPWWMAGFDSEKRALHDRICATRVVWK, from the coding sequence ATGAACTGGTTTTACGCGGAGAACGGTCAGCAGAAGGGTCCTGTCTCGGATTCGGATTTGGCGTCGCTGGCCGAATACGGCACGCTCAAGGCTGAGACGCTGCTCTGGCGTGAGGGCCTGCCTGACTGGCAACCGCTGAGCAGGGTGCGGCCAGATCTGATTTCCACCTCGGGTGCGCCGATGCTCGGCGGTGTGGCGGTGCCGGAGCAGAACAAGGATCTTTTCGTGCAGCAGATGCGCGAGGGCGTCATCGGGGAGATTACGGCCCCTGGCGCCATGCGCTACGTCGGCTTCTGGTGGCGCCTGTTGTCATGGATCATTGACTACATCATCCTGCTCGTGGCCCAGCAGGTCGTTCAGCTGGCGGGGATGTTCATGATTGGAGCGGTCGGGGCTGGACTGGGCGAAAGCAGTGCCGCGGGCATCTTCAGTGGCATCGCCATGATCGGCGTCTTCCTGTTTTCCATGGCACTGAACGCCTGGTATCACACCTGGATGGTGGCCCGCTTTGGCGGTACGCTGGGCAAGATGGCGCTCGGGTTCAAGATCGTCACCATGGATGGCATGCCGCTCCGCTGGCCGCGTGCCCTGGCGCGCTGGGCTGCCAGCGGTGTCCTGAACCACATCATCTGGATGATCATCCTGATGGTCCCCCTCGTCCTCATCTTTGTCATCGGCATGGGAGGTCTGCAGAATTTCAGGAATTTGGAGGAAAGTCCGGCATTCGCCTTCTGGGGGATTGGGCTTTTCGTGGCGTTTGTGGTGGGGTTTATTGCGGGTGGTTTCCCGTGGTGGATGGCAGGCTTCGACAGCGAAAAGCGCGCCCTTCATGACCGTATCTGCGCGACGCGGGTGGTGTGGAAATGA
- a CDS encoding DUF4350 domain-containing protein, which yields MRRSPATALAILIGLVLLAAWAFNTLLGKRFASGDVYAHGSSLRADPMGTKALHDALNRIPGVRAERNYRDLTRLKGSRDKTLLFVMVTPDMFASGEQLDGESVLRFANEGGRVVIALHGQKTDWNTVLEAADKRRDENAERRRDERRKRLGKPPLADEKKKKEKGKDDDEDDEDLVIRERRAKDKDDPMLPPQSLRRLLGVKVKQQNFVMTSGGALQLTTPMGMGVEEGLPGWHTRTSISFTDEATSKWKPLALVGDDVVLASRDTDAGGSIVLATDSYFLSNEALYHGAATKFLSWLIGPSGTVIFDETHLGTLEQPGIMALAKRHRLHGLFLGGLLLFALFVWKSSMSLVPARDDDAPSKTVAGRGATAGLVSLLRRGIPQAQVLRRGLDAWEHGSRHRSPAMQARIDQARQHLPVLEATSVKRGALSSLYRVMCDMLHPRANQPLTPAPKAQAQAPTPSQPEHSSRPLS from the coding sequence ATGCGACGTAGTCCCGCCACCGCACTCGCGATCCTGATTGGCCTGGTGCTGCTCGCAGCCTGGGCCTTCAATACGCTGCTGGGCAAACGCTTCGCCAGCGGGGATGTCTATGCGCATGGGTCGTCCCTTCGTGCGGATCCCATGGGCACCAAGGCGCTGCATGACGCGCTGAACCGTATTCCCGGCGTGCGCGCGGAGCGGAACTACCGCGACCTGACCCGGCTCAAGGGATCCCGCGACAAGACCTTGCTGTTCGTCATGGTGACTCCCGACATGTTTGCCAGTGGTGAGCAGCTCGATGGCGAATCCGTGCTGCGCTTTGCCAATGAAGGTGGCCGCGTGGTGATTGCGCTCCACGGGCAGAAGACGGACTGGAACACGGTGCTGGAGGCTGCAGACAAGCGCCGTGATGAAAATGCTGAACGGCGCCGGGACGAGCGCAGAAAAAGACTGGGCAAGCCACCCCTCGCTGACGAAAAGAAAAAGAAGGAGAAGGGGAAGGACGACGACGAGGATGATGAGGATCTCGTCATCCGGGAACGGCGAGCGAAGGACAAGGACGACCCGATGCTGCCTCCCCAGTCGCTGAGGCGGTTGCTTGGCGTGAAGGTGAAACAGCAGAACTTCGTGATGACTTCGGGAGGGGCGTTGCAGCTGACCACGCCGATGGGCATGGGTGTGGAGGAGGGGCTGCCCGGCTGGCACACGCGGACGTCCATTTCATTCACCGATGAGGCGACGAGCAAATGGAAGCCGCTGGCCCTGGTGGGAGACGATGTGGTGCTGGCCTCGCGTGATACGGATGCAGGTGGCAGCATCGTGCTCGCCACGGATTCCTACTTCCTGAGCAATGAGGCGCTGTACCATGGCGCCGCCACCAAGTTCCTCTCCTGGCTCATCGGACCATCCGGGACGGTGATCTTTGATGAAACGCACCTCGGCACGTTGGAGCAGCCCGGCATCATGGCGCTCGCGAAGCGGCATCGTTTGCACGGACTGTTCCTCGGTGGTTTGCTGTTGTTTGCCCTCTTCGTGTGGAAGAGCAGCATGAGCCTGGTGCCCGCGCGTGATGATGATGCGCCCAGCAAGACCGTGGCAGGTCGCGGCGCCACGGCGGGTCTGGTGAGCCTGCTGCGCCGCGGCATTCCCCAGGCGCAGGTGCTTCGCCGGGGGCTGGACGCGTGGGAGCACGGTTCCCGCCACCGTTCTCCTGCCATGCAGGCCCGCATTGACCAGGCGCGCCAGCACCTTCCCGTGCTGGAAGCCACTTCCGTGAAGCGTGGCGCGCTCAGCTCCCTCTACCGCGTGATGTGCGACATGCTCCACCCTCGCGCCAACCAGCCTCTCACGCCCGCGCCGAAAGCCCAGGCTCAAGCACCGACCCCTTCCCAACCTGAACACAGCTCCCGTCCCCTCTCATGA
- a CDS encoding EVE domain-containing protein — translation MRYWLLKTEPDVFSFDDLKKRPKKTEPWNGVRNYQVRNMMRDDMKVGDLGFIYHSSCEVPGVAGVVRISSEGKPDPTQFDAESEYYDKGSKKEDPRWLLVDVTWEADFKDFVTLTALREEPRLTDLITLRRGNRLSITPVEKKHFDLICKMGGAKLK, via the coding sequence ATGCGCTACTGGCTACTCAAAACCGAACCTGACGTTTTCTCTTTTGATGACTTGAAGAAGCGCCCCAAGAAAACCGAGCCTTGGAACGGGGTGCGCAATTATCAGGTGCGCAACATGATGCGGGACGACATGAAGGTGGGAGACCTGGGGTTCATTTACCACTCGAGTTGTGAAGTGCCCGGTGTCGCCGGCGTGGTGCGCATCTCCAGCGAAGGCAAGCCTGACCCGACCCAGTTCGACGCGGAGAGTGAGTACTATGACAAGGGAAGCAAAAAAGAAGATCCGCGCTGGCTGCTCGTCGATGTGACCTGGGAGGCGGACTTCAAGGATTTTGTGACGCTCACCGCGCTGCGGGAGGAGCCCCGCCTCACGGACTTGATTACCCTGCGCCGCGGCAACCGCCTTTCCATCACGCCCGTGGAGAAGAAGCACTTTGACCTCATCTGCAAGATGGGCGGCGCGAAGCTGAAGTGA